DNA sequence from the Perca fluviatilis chromosome 4, GENO_Pfluv_1.0, whole genome shotgun sequence genome:
cggacggacgacggcaaggaacacaccgaacagactcgagtcactgacctcgccagactgtccaacggccggtGTGTCTCGGTCTTAAGCTGACGTTGCTGTGAGCTAATGTGGCACCCATGATTAGAAGGCAGGACTTACCAGCTCGGATGTTGGAGATGTTGGAGTTGGGGGAGATGGGGAAGGCGCTTCTGTAGGAACAGACTGGCTGCAGGTGGCGGGAGCAGGTTCAGAGGCTGTTGGGGAGGCAGCCTGCGAGGACAAGGAGATTTCTTCCTTGGGAATAGGAGGTTCAGCTTTAACCGCTTCCTTTATTGGAGGAGAAACACTAAATCGACAAAAAAGTACAAGATAATTAATTTTCTATgcatttgctcttttttttattcacagaCATATTAGCTTGAAGTAAACTTTACCTTAAGACTGGTGGTGCCACTGTGAGCGGTGTCACAGGAGCAAGTTTAGCAACAGGGGTTACAGAATCTGGTTTCCTTACAGCATCTTCAGAGATGTCTCGGGTCTCGTTAACCTCTTGGCTCACATGCTGAAATAATCAAGAATTTTAAATGATGTGCATTAATACAACTGTAACTTAAATACTGGTTATACAAGTCTCCAGAATAAAAAAAGGTATCAAAGAGGACAAGGCCTTTACCTTGTTGGTCACCTTTAGGCCACGCACAACATCAGAAAGGCGCACCTCTGGCATACTTTCTCCCCGCATACTGACCACAGATCCCGGCAAAGGAGGAAAATTGGAAGCTGCCAGGTCAAACTTTGGTGGAGGTGGTACCTTGGCCTCCATCAAAGGGAtaggtctctgttttagtttTAGGCAAACATAAGATAAGTAACAGTATAATAAACTTGCCACAAACATACTAACGGACAACTTTTTGAAGTAGATACCATCAGAACGTCCTTGGTCTACACAGGAAAATCacacaaaaatattaaataagcGGGTAAAAAGAGGAAATATGCTGACCATGGTATGTTcatcttctcttttcctcctcatGCCTCTGTGGCTACCTCTCCTACAATGAAGACAGatcattttacattaaaaaaaaggttttacacATGAAAgttacatttacatgtaaaaacACACTGCACGGAATGCAATGGGTTGTATTTCCCTGGAACTGATTTTGAAAACCAAAAACATTTGATTGTAAGACTAAATTCTAGACAATATAACTTTGAAAGTGACAGGACAAgatacaaaaacagaaaattatTAACACATAACACGCCTGAATGCGCATTAGCCCGTAACTTGATTAACGTCATAAATCTTTATCTCCATAGTGTTAATAAGCAGGATAATATTCACTCGCCTGCCCCGTGCAGCCCCACTCAGATATCCACTGGGTAAGACGGCCTGTGGAGAATTGTCTTTAAGGCTGAAGGAGGGTAGAGAGGCTGTCGCTGAAGTGGTGCCAGTCGGCGTCCCTGATGTCTGAAGGGGCTGTGGGCTCAGGGGACCAGACAAGCCATCCATCAGGGTCCCCGGAACCAAAGCAGAAGAAGGGGGCATGCCTCCGGGTCTAGGGTGACCCTTAACATGGTTTCTGGGCACACACAAAGGtagacatttctttttttttttgtaatattatatttatttacattttccaaattaaacaagcaaacaaacaggGCTCAGATGCAAGGTAGACATttcttaaagattttttttttttattataatcttttttggggcattttaggcttttattttagaggacagctgaagacatgaaaggggagagggagggggaatgacatgcagcaaagggccgcagggtgGAATTGAACCCCGGGCTGCTGCAGTAAGGACTGAACCTTTGTGTATATGGGGCCCACGTTCAACCAGGTGAGCTGTAGTCTATATTTCACAGTTATCGTTTTCCGTCAGATAGTTTATAGATCTCAACATTTCTTACTACTGAATGGCAGCTCTACCAtgaaaaagtacattttcacTTTAGGCAAAATAAAACCTTTTACATGTGCAATTTGTTTGTGCAACATTTTGTGTAAGGCGGTGGGAGTGTCACTTAAAGGGCCCATTTGTTTGACGTCTTGTTATGtaaccccccaatgtagcacaagtagactatATTTCACAGTTATTGTTCTCCGTCAGATAGTTAATAGATCTCATTATCGACCGCATTTGAAGGGAGCTTcatttcacagaaaaaaaagaaagaaaagagatggcGCGACTgcactttgttgttgcaggaaacagtcagctgttacaAAAAACTCCTGGGCAGTTAAGTGCTTGCGTTTAATTTTTTACCTTCATAGTGTTTTAAAACCTTCTTGTGGCAgtgatagaggcagtgatgttttcTTATGGGACTCTCTTTCCGCCTCAAAACAgactgacaagtctgatcgcTGGTTACATGATTGTCCACCGCAGGGTGAATTCgggtttctccaaaagttgaatcgGTCTCaacttatatatttttataaaccaatgattcacctaaatatttacTGTTTATACAGTACCGCtgacggcgactacatcatatccgttttcAGCTAAACAGACCgaaaagcagaaaatacatgttatgtactgctttacaaatgaaataaatatcagACTGACTTGTggtgtgcattcttcttagaaaacaatttgtttttttagaaatgtttcaTGACATATTGtgtctagaagtgtattattcaacttttgttggtgtaaaaggaaaagaaaatcgcaatacttctagaatcgcaataaatgaaaatcgcaatacaaatcgaatctGCACCCATGTATTGTGAtagaatcgaatcgggacaaaagcatattgtCCCAGCcctaacatatactgtatatttcatgAAAGAAAGTTAATCAAGACTTGACAGCATTTTTATGAAAGAGAGTTATGTCATTGTGACTTGCACCTACCGGTTCCCACTCATAGGTCGATGAGTGTTGATGGAGCTTGAGTTTGCTTTGTAGTTCCCAGGACTGCTGTAACCATTTATGAATCCGCTGTGCGGGAAAGGTGCCTGGATATCACAATGGCAGTAGAAAATCAAATAAAGACCATAAGCTCAAAAAAATGTCTCTAATGCTCTGGACAATGCAATATATCTGTACATGGACTGAAGCTGGGAATATCACATTAACTGCAATATACACTGCTATGAGCACCTTGACACAATGTATGTATTCTGGACAAAAATAACTTAGAACATTTCAATCAACTTCAGTCCTACATTCAGGTTCTCACCAGGGGTGTTTCAAAGTAAGGTGTGACGGAAGGGTTCCAGGAGGGAGACACCACAGGGTATACAGGGTACTGCTGCTGAGGGCTGTACGCCTGCTGCATGTAGACTGGGGAGCCATACGGAGCCTGTGGTTGGGCATGCTGACTGTACACACTTGAGTCCAAACTGCGGAAGCCGTTCTTACCAAAGAATGTGTTAATAGCCTTAATGCGGGCCTGGGGGGAGAGAAAgggtaagaagaagaagattatCAGGCAAGTTTGCTAGGAGTGAAGATGTGACACTTCCACTGCGCATATGATGAGTGGCCTTGTAGATCTGTTTATCGTCCTTTATAGTCCCCTCAGATCTCATAATCTCACGGTCATTAGGCCATACAACACTGCACTGACTAGGggaaagaaagggggggggggtaaaggGGGAGAGGAAGAGTAAAAGAAGATGAGGGAAAGTAGAGGTATGGCGTAGAAGCAGGATGAGGGAGAGTAGAGGAATGGCGTTGAAGCAGAGATACAGCAGATTGATCAAGAGATGTCTACAGGTGAAAAGTTCCTCCCAGCCAGCCACAGTGCATATGGGTCCTTCCAAGCGCGATACTGATCATCACTGGGGTTTCAACAGGAGCGGTAATACGTCACAGCCTCATTTGTTTTATCAGGGGCAGACAAGGTCAAGTCAAAGTCCAGCTGAAAGAATACGCATGACATACTGTACCTGCAATGCAAAGGTAAATGCCACATTGTGATAAGAAGGGATATTAAACTGTCTAGAGATATAGGTGTTTAACAGTTCTGACAAACACCTCCTTGCTTATCAAGTCTCTTTGCACACGAATCCCAAGGTCACTCCTGAGGTTACAGCTTAGCCAGAGAGTAGTGCCGTGACAGCTAACCAACACAACTAGTCTTGTGTAACACAAGGCATGCTGGGTTCCATACTACCGTCTAAAATAGAACCAATAATAAGCAGTGATCTGGCCTGAAATAAAAACTAAGCCTAGTAGCATACTGAAAAAGTTAATGGTTTATGCATTTTTATGACAGATCTCACCATAATTGGTTTTCCCTGGAACATTTTCACTTCTTCTCTTAGGTATCTGTAGGCCTGAGGACAATAAAAAGGAAAGAACCAAGAATTCACAATACTGTAAAATCTGTGTTTCAAATATTCCCAGGGCTCTAGTGTGATGTTCAGTGCATATAAACTGTAACCTTGTTACATGCACATTAAAAGATGAAGTTGCTGTAATAAGTCACACACAAAAGTATCCCTTATACTGCATTAAACAAAGCGAACAAGCTATTATAATCAAGAATTGTCAAATCCAAATCTTGCACCCTCACCAAGGTCACCTTTGGTTTCAAAGAATAATGGAACCACAGCAAATGACAGCCACATCTAATGCAGAACTTACATTgtaaatgttaaaggtcccatgacatggtgctctttggatgcttttatatagaccttagtggtcccctaatactgtatctgaagtctctttcccaaaattcagccttggtgcagaattacagccactagagccagtcccacaatgagctttcttagtatgtgccatttctgtgtctgtagctattgaggaggagagtggggggggcaaggtggagggtgggggtgtggccttgaccaactttgctcgtttgaaagccatgatgtctttctctcatgggtgggctaaattctctgggcgggcaaagcagagaaaggggaggtaaccttgctccttatgacctcataaggagaagattccagatcggtccatctgagctttcattttctcaaaggcagagcaggatacccagggctcggtttacacctatcaccatttctagccactaggggaccataggcaggctgggggaacgcatattaacgttaaaaaacctcatgaagtgaaattttcatgccatgggacctttaatagaaAAGT
Encoded proteins:
- the larp4ab gene encoding la-related protein 4 gives rise to the protein MVTTKGAGLNPNAKVWQEIPAHQNDIPEESENSPWPLTYPPPAEMADGYSDVPSSGGKGHDAEYPDSTADYVPVPAEGIVNGIDHPDLGYLLFDPQCESAIEGDASKEQPVSEESLRESLKKQFEFCFSRENLSKDLYLISQMDSDQFVPIWTIASMEDIKALTTDMDLILDVLRGTSAVLSVVSETTPVEEVEALFESENCPKVLSAEFAHNSNWYITFQSDMDAQQAYRYLREEVKMFQGKPIMARIKAINTFFGKNGFRSLDSSVYSQHAQPQAPYGSPVYMQQAYSPQQQYPVYPVVSPSWNPSVTPYFETPLAPFPHSGFINGYSSPGNYKANSSSINTHRPMSGNRNHVKGHPRPGGMPPSSALVPGTLMDGLSGPLSPQPLQTSGTPTGTTSATASLPSFSLKDNSPQAVLPSGYLSGAARGRRGSHRGMRRKREDEHTMRPIPLMEAKVPPPPKFDLAASNFPPLPGSVVSMRGESMPEVRLSDVVRGLKVTNKHVSQEVNETRDISEDAVRKPDSVTPVAKLAPVTPLTVAPPVLSVSPPIKEAVKAEPPIPKEEISLSSQAASPTASEPAPATCSQSVPTEAPSPSPPTPTSPTSELGARKLSYAEVCQRLAKEPPAAQTPSPSPPASSASQPLQELKVNRVEEPRHNSRRSTDKPEKPGDSRLPRQPLRSFRGANGQVRAAGLKIREHQRGLNPGKPFSPHRGARRSGKEQNIPPRAPK